In Leucobacter sp. CX169, a single genomic region encodes these proteins:
- a CDS encoding carboxylesterase/lipase family protein: protein MSNTTTSFVEVETRAGRVRGTWRGVSGAADGSAAFLGIPFAEPPVGELRFQAPVPHRSWEGVRDALEFGPTAQRGDPGVTLIPEPSVPGESTLNVNVFTPSPQQPQSGAGLPVLVWIHGGGYFAGSPASLWYDGRGFNRDGVVTVTISYRLGFDGFGWIEDAPSNRGVRDWLLALEWVQQNIAEFGGDPSRVTIAGQSAGGGAVQTLLGMEAAQHLFHGVYSVSGALADVTPARAEAFGRKLAAGLGVAPTVAGFGSRTESQVLEAQQESTKMTADGFQDMIKEGLALGPTIDGDLILRATTDSFKAGVGADKPLVMGTTDDEFSMVFSEQAKKLRWVPKRLLLGKLGLPKAAMKGYLAANQDAVSKGTARIGGRFLTDLMFRKALVETVARREGAPTWVYRFSWPSGVFGFAEHCIDVPFFFDCLDSPVGIEALAGPNPPQGLADAVHGGAVAFITTGDPGWPQYSEPSRQTRVFNTPSSVVGDGYAGVRPLL, encoded by the coding sequence GTGTCGAACACCACCACGTCATTCGTTGAGGTCGAGACCCGGGCCGGTCGGGTGCGCGGCACCTGGCGGGGCGTGTCGGGTGCGGCCGACGGGTCGGCGGCGTTTCTCGGCATTCCATTCGCCGAACCGCCGGTGGGGGAGCTTCGCTTCCAAGCCCCCGTGCCGCACCGTTCGTGGGAGGGCGTGCGCGACGCCCTCGAGTTCGGCCCGACGGCGCAGCGGGGCGACCCCGGGGTCACACTGATTCCCGAGCCGAGCGTGCCGGGCGAATCGACCCTGAACGTGAACGTGTTCACCCCGTCTCCGCAGCAGCCGCAGTCGGGGGCCGGATTGCCGGTGCTTGTCTGGATCCACGGCGGCGGCTACTTCGCCGGCTCACCCGCGAGCCTCTGGTACGACGGCCGCGGCTTCAACCGCGACGGCGTCGTGACGGTGACGATCTCGTACCGGCTCGGCTTCGACGGTTTCGGCTGGATCGAGGACGCGCCGTCGAACCGCGGCGTGCGCGACTGGCTGTTGGCGCTCGAGTGGGTGCAACAGAACATCGCCGAGTTTGGCGGCGACCCGAGTCGCGTGACGATCGCCGGCCAGTCGGCCGGCGGCGGGGCCGTACAGACCCTGCTCGGCATGGAGGCGGCCCAGCACCTCTTCCATGGCGTGTACTCGGTCTCGGGCGCGCTCGCCGATGTGACCCCGGCGCGGGCGGAGGCGTTCGGCCGGAAGCTCGCGGCGGGCCTCGGCGTTGCCCCCACCGTGGCCGGCTTCGGCTCGCGCACCGAGTCGCAGGTCCTGGAAGCACAGCAGGAGTCGACCAAGATGACGGCCGACGGCTTCCAGGACATGATCAAGGAGGGCCTCGCCCTCGGCCCGACCATCGACGGCGACCTGATCCTGCGCGCGACGACCGACTCGTTCAAGGCGGGGGTCGGCGCCGACAAGCCACTCGTCATGGGCACGACGGACGACGAGTTCTCGATGGTGTTCTCGGAGCAGGCGAAGAAGTTGCGCTGGGTCCCGAAGCGGCTCCTGCTCGGCAAACTCGGCCTGCCCAAGGCTGCGATGAAGGGATACCTCGCGGCGAATCAGGACGCGGTGAGCAAGGGAACGGCCCGCATCGGCGGCCGCTTCCTCACCGACCTCATGTTCCGCAAGGCGCTCGTCGAGACGGTCGCGCGGCGCGAGGGCGCCCCGACTTGGGTGTATCGGTTCTCCTGGCCGTCGGGGGTCTTCGGTTTCGCTGAGCACTGCATCGACGTGCCGTTCTTCTTTGATTGCCTTGACTCCCCGGTGGGCATTGAGGCTTTGGCCGGGCCGAACCCGCCGCAGGGCCTGGCGGACGCGGTGCACGGCGGAGCCGTCGCGTTCATCACGACGGGCGATCCCGGGTGGCCCCAGTACTCCGAGCCGTCGCGACAGACCCGGGTCTTCAATACCCCGTCGTCGGTCGTGGGCGACGGATACGCGGGCGTTCGCCCGCTGCTGTGA
- a CDS encoding MFS transporter, whose amino-acid sequence MSQPYNVGDPTIPVAPTGIISTAQPVAGEPPTSPPASKATLPAILMSSFTLFATYAGLIAILLPSQVLLLDEANKVANLAIVTTVSFVFTLFAQPIVGALSDRTRSKLGRRSPWMLIGAFVGGILLLGMGSLTSLVWITVFWVVIQVALNAIQGPLSAITPDRFPRDKRGTASAMSGIGMQLGSTVGVITAGALATSLGLAYAVFGIVVMVVTVIFVLINRDWSSKEAAVDPWSWKTFLSGFWVSPKRHPDFAWAFAARFLLILGYFVIAAFQLYLLTDFIGMPLVEAQGAVITLTLVAFVPTLVAIAVSGWWSDKAGRRKVFIYAASVIMVIGLAMPLMMPNMTGMIAMSIINGFGFGLYMSVDAALMTEVLPGGGAAAGKDLGILNIATNIPQALSPAIAGLIITYFGGYSMLFVFAIVFSIIAALAIIPIKSVR is encoded by the coding sequence ATGTCTCAGCCTTACAACGTCGGTGATCCGACCATCCCGGTCGCCCCGACCGGAATTATCTCGACCGCCCAGCCGGTCGCCGGCGAGCCGCCCACGAGTCCGCCGGCCAGCAAGGCCACGCTGCCCGCGATCCTGATGTCGTCGTTCACCCTGTTTGCGACCTACGCGGGCCTCATCGCGATCCTGCTGCCCTCGCAGGTCCTGCTGCTGGACGAAGCGAACAAGGTCGCGAACCTCGCGATTGTGACCACGGTCTCGTTCGTGTTCACCCTGTTCGCCCAGCCCATCGTCGGCGCGCTCAGCGACCGCACCCGGTCAAAGCTCGGGCGGCGCTCCCCGTGGATGCTGATCGGCGCGTTCGTCGGCGGGATCCTGCTGCTCGGGATGGGCTCGCTCACCTCGCTGGTCTGGATCACCGTGTTCTGGGTCGTCATCCAGGTCGCGCTCAACGCGATCCAGGGGCCGCTGTCGGCGATCACCCCCGACCGCTTCCCGCGCGACAAGCGGGGCACGGCGAGCGCGATGTCTGGTATCGGCATGCAACTCGGGAGCACCGTCGGCGTCATTACCGCCGGAGCGCTCGCCACGAGCCTCGGCCTCGCCTACGCGGTCTTCGGCATCGTGGTCATGGTGGTCACCGTCATCTTTGTCCTCATTAACCGTGACTGGTCGAGCAAGGAGGCCGCGGTCGACCCGTGGAGCTGGAAGACCTTCCTCTCGGGATTCTGGGTCAGCCCGAAGCGCCACCCCGATTTTGCGTGGGCCTTCGCCGCCCGCTTCCTGCTCATTCTGGGGTACTTCGTCATCGCGGCGTTCCAGCTGTACCTGCTCACCGACTTCATCGGCATGCCGCTCGTCGAGGCGCAGGGCGCCGTCATCACGCTGACCCTCGTCGCCTTCGTGCCGACGCTCGTCGCGATCGCGGTGTCGGGTTGGTGGAGCGACAAGGCCGGCCGGCGCAAGGTCTTCATCTATGCCGCGTCGGTGATCATGGTCATCGGCCTTGCGATGCCGCTGATGATGCCGAACATGACCGGCATGATCGCGATGAGCATCATCAACGGATTCGGCTTCGGGCTGTATATGTCTGTCGACGCGGCGCTCATGACCGAGGTGCTGCCGGGCGGGGGAGCGGCCGCGGGCAAGGACCTCGGTATTCTGAACATCGCCACGAACATCCCGCAGGCGCTCAGCCCGGCCATCGCCGGCCTCATCATTACCTACTTCGGCGGCTACTCGATGCTCTTCGTGTTCGCCATCGTCTTCTCGATCATCGCCGCCCTCGCTATCATCCCGATCAAGAGCGTTCGTTAG